A window from Microbacterium ginsengiterrae encodes these proteins:
- a CDS encoding AAA family ATPase codes for MHRVRTEVDKAVVGQAGIVTGLLVCLLSRGHVLLEGVPGVAKTLVVRSFARALGLDTKRVQFTPDLMPGDVTGSLVYDARTGEFEFRQGPVFTNILLADEINRTPPKTQAALLEAMEERQVSADGTSRDLPDPFLVAATQNPIEHEGTYSLPEAQLDRFLMKLVVGMPERDAEVTVLRLHAGGFSPRALTGVRPAVTEDEIRAAQDAAARVEVTDEVLGYVVDLARATRDSASVMLGASPRASTALLAAAKAWAWLNGSSAVTPDHVQTMLVPVWRHRLQLRPDAEMEGVSADAVLASVIQQTRVPI; via the coding sequence ATGCACCGCGTGCGCACCGAGGTCGACAAGGCGGTCGTCGGGCAGGCCGGCATCGTCACCGGCCTCCTGGTGTGCCTGCTCTCGCGAGGGCACGTCCTTCTGGAAGGCGTGCCGGGAGTCGCGAAGACCCTCGTCGTCCGCTCCTTCGCACGTGCGTTGGGCCTGGACACCAAGCGGGTCCAGTTCACCCCCGACCTCATGCCCGGCGACGTCACGGGATCACTCGTCTACGACGCGCGCACCGGCGAGTTCGAGTTCCGTCAGGGGCCGGTGTTCACCAACATCCTGCTCGCGGATGAGATCAACCGGACGCCGCCGAAGACCCAGGCGGCGCTCCTCGAGGCCATGGAGGAGCGCCAGGTCTCGGCCGACGGCACGAGCAGGGACCTGCCGGATCCCTTCCTCGTCGCGGCGACGCAGAACCCGATCGAGCACGAGGGCACCTACTCGCTGCCGGAGGCGCAGTTGGACAGGTTCCTCATGAAGCTCGTCGTGGGGATGCCGGAGCGCGACGCCGAGGTGACGGTGCTGCGACTGCACGCCGGCGGCTTCTCGCCCCGCGCGCTCACCGGCGTCCGACCAGCCGTCACGGAGGACGAGATCCGCGCCGCGCAGGACGCCGCCGCACGCGTGGAGGTCACCGATGAGGTCCTCGGCTACGTCGTCGATCTCGCCAGGGCCACCCGCGACTCGGCGTCGGTGATGCTGGGGGCGAGCCCCCGTGCTTCGACGGCGTTGCTCGCGGCGGCGAAGGCATGGGCATGGTTGAACGGGTCCTCGGCGGTCACTCCTGATCACGTGCAGACGATGCTCGTGCCGGTGTGGCGCCACCGTCTGCAGCTGCGCCCGGACGCCGAGATGGAGGGTGTGTCGGCGGACGCCGTCCTCGCGTCGGTGATCCAGCAGACCCGGGTGCCGATCTAA
- a CDS encoding DUF4350 domain-containing protein, with product MSGTAVHEKGRVRSALGWVAIAAAVAAFVAIIATLSFGAPSPRGGLDPDSASEAGSLALAELLRDQGVEIVVARTRADAAGALDDGSTLVMADPFPLSDAAVDELIAPADRLVLLSSSSRLLRLLDIGENAAPPAADALEARCDVPEFAKVGTIRPDRFFLPAEGVIGCFTADGAAGVLVDGGGAGRVTLVEGSALLSNEHLAEDGNAALGLALLGQSDRIVWYVPSFADSDIEAQTPDTLAAMTPPWVTPAIVLLLLAGVVAGISRGQRFGPLVTETLPVTVRASETMHGRARLTAKAGDSAHAASALRDGALRRLAARLGLTARSTPEEIADAASDRLRIPRGSLHELLAGPLPPHDSDLVDTARRLAELEAAVDTAVHVERNTP from the coding sequence ATGAGCGGCACCGCCGTGCACGAGAAGGGCCGGGTGCGCTCGGCGCTCGGCTGGGTGGCGATCGCCGCCGCGGTGGCCGCCTTCGTGGCGATCATCGCGACGCTGAGTTTCGGCGCTCCGAGCCCGCGCGGAGGGCTGGATCCCGACAGCGCGAGCGAGGCCGGCTCCCTCGCGCTGGCGGAGTTGCTGCGCGACCAGGGTGTGGAGATCGTCGTCGCCCGCACGAGAGCGGACGCCGCCGGCGCGTTGGACGATGGTTCGACGCTCGTCATGGCCGACCCCTTCCCGCTCTCGGATGCCGCGGTCGACGAGTTGATCGCGCCCGCAGACCGTCTCGTCCTCCTGTCCAGCTCGTCGCGACTGCTCCGTCTGCTCGACATCGGCGAGAACGCCGCCCCGCCGGCGGCCGACGCACTCGAGGCACGGTGCGACGTGCCGGAGTTCGCCAAGGTCGGGACGATCCGGCCCGACCGGTTCTTCCTCCCCGCGGAGGGCGTCATCGGATGCTTCACGGCCGACGGCGCCGCCGGAGTGCTCGTCGACGGGGGTGGCGCCGGCCGCGTCACCCTGGTGGAGGGCAGCGCACTGCTGAGCAACGAGCACCTGGCGGAGGACGGCAACGCCGCCCTCGGCCTCGCGCTCCTCGGGCAGAGCGATCGCATCGTCTGGTACGTGCCGTCGTTCGCGGACTCCGACATCGAGGCCCAGACGCCGGACACCCTCGCGGCGATGACACCGCCATGGGTGACGCCCGCGATCGTGCTGCTCCTGCTGGCGGGCGTCGTCGCGGGAATCTCCCGCGGGCAGCGGTTCGGCCCGTTGGTGACGGAGACCCTGCCGGTCACGGTGCGAGCATCCGAGACCATGCACGGACGCGCACGTCTCACGGCCAAGGCGGGCGACAGCGCACACGCGGCGTCCGCGCTGCGCGATGGGGCGCTGCGGCGACTGGCCGCCCGACTCGGGCTGACCGCACGGTCCACGCCCGAAGAGATCGCCGACGCGGCATCCGACCGCCTTCGGATCCCCCGCGGCTCCCTGCACGAGCTCCTCGCCGGCCCCCTGCCCCCGCACGACTCCGACCTCGTCGACACCGCGCGTCGACTCGCAGAACTCGAGGCGGCGGTCGACACCGCCGTGCACGTGGAAAGGAACACACCGTGA
- a CDS encoding DUF4129 domain-containing protein — protein sequence MIGLAADPYAPDGDEARRWAEQELQNPRYADAKPTWFDHLAEDVAEFIIGLFSPDAGERAGSTALVIVTVVIVAALITVLILWGRPRPSRRRPRRDSDLLGERDDRSAAQLRAEAERRARDGDWDTAIVLRFRAMARALLERDIIDPAPGATAQAIAREAAETLTAHHAELAAAAGAFDRVRYLRHPASESTYRELVATDDLISSARPAVPA from the coding sequence ATGATCGGTCTGGCCGCCGATCCGTACGCTCCCGACGGCGATGAGGCGCGTCGGTGGGCCGAGCAGGAGCTGCAGAACCCGCGCTACGCGGACGCGAAGCCCACGTGGTTCGACCATCTGGCGGAGGACGTCGCCGAATTCATCATCGGACTGTTCTCCCCGGATGCGGGAGAGCGTGCCGGGAGCACGGCGCTGGTGATCGTGACCGTCGTGATCGTCGCGGCGCTCATCACCGTGCTCATCCTCTGGGGCCGCCCACGGCCGTCCCGCCGACGTCCGCGACGGGACTCCGATCTGCTCGGCGAGCGCGATGACCGCTCCGCCGCGCAACTGCGAGCGGAGGCGGAGCGCCGCGCTCGCGACGGTGACTGGGACACCGCGATCGTGCTCCGATTCCGGGCCATGGCTCGAGCACTGCTCGAGCGCGACATCATCGACCCGGCGCCGGGGGCCACCGCACAGGCCATCGCCCGCGAGGCGGCGGAGACGCTCACCGCGCACCACGCAGAACTCGCCGCAGCCGCCGGCGCCTTCGACCGGGTGCGCTACCTGCGCCATCCGGCCTCCGAGAGCACCTACCGCGAGCTGGTGGCCACGGACGACCTCATCTCTTCCGCACGACCGGCGGTGCCCGCATGA
- a CDS encoding glycerophosphoryl diester phosphodiesterase membrane domain-containing protein, which yields MSAPYPMSAQHWTPAVRSGLVPLHPLTFGALLGRPFAALRHNPKVLFGFAIVLQLLVALVTLLVVGGVAIASFLRLESLSPSSPDFAPVMWGTIAINVLVGLAMGLLSLAFTAVMQGVVAADIGYAALGEKAGLRRLWERMRPAFWRLLGWSLLQSVAAVVLIAAVGGLIFLGVMTGIDGSAAGAGIAIMFGVLLILAAIPLWVWLSTKLLLVPSILVLEGARLRPALVRSWRLTRGRFWNTFGVMFLIGAIMSTAVGVVSMPLSLLGSLFAPVIAPTGPNDASEVVTMLIVTVAPQLLVYVLQAVAVVVQCAAAAFIYLDCRMRYEGLDHTLIAYRERLDLGIAADEQGDPFAVDPSTAVSSAPPPRPTPTYASAPVGWGPYPPDPAAQSAFPAAPYQPQPQQQAYPGSPPQQRPGTSAPGPQGPPPPPPGYGGA from the coding sequence ATGAGCGCACCGTATCCGATGAGCGCGCAGCACTGGACGCCTGCGGTCAGGTCAGGGCTCGTGCCGTTGCATCCGCTCACCTTCGGCGCCCTGCTCGGCAGGCCGTTCGCCGCACTGCGGCACAACCCGAAGGTGCTGTTCGGGTTCGCCATCGTGCTCCAGCTTCTCGTGGCCCTCGTCACGCTGCTCGTGGTGGGCGGCGTCGCGATCGCCTCGTTCCTCCGACTGGAGTCCTTGTCGCCGAGCAGCCCGGACTTCGCTCCGGTGATGTGGGGCACGATAGCGATCAACGTCCTCGTCGGGCTCGCGATGGGTCTGTTGAGCCTGGCGTTCACCGCGGTCATGCAGGGCGTGGTCGCCGCCGACATCGGGTACGCCGCCCTCGGCGAGAAGGCAGGACTGCGGCGACTGTGGGAGCGGATGCGTCCCGCGTTCTGGAGACTCCTGGGGTGGAGTCTGCTGCAGTCCGTCGCAGCCGTGGTCCTCATCGCCGCGGTCGGAGGACTCATCTTCCTCGGCGTCATGACCGGCATCGACGGTTCGGCCGCAGGCGCCGGCATCGCCATCATGTTCGGGGTCCTGTTGATCCTCGCCGCCATTCCGCTGTGGGTGTGGCTGAGCACGAAGCTCCTGCTGGTCCCGTCGATCCTCGTCCTCGAAGGCGCACGGCTGCGCCCCGCACTCGTGCGCTCCTGGCGCCTGACGCGCGGGCGCTTCTGGAACACGTTCGGGGTGATGTTCCTCATCGGGGCGATCATGAGCACCGCCGTCGGGGTCGTCAGCATGCCGCTGTCGCTCCTGGGCTCCCTGTTCGCGCCCGTGATCGCGCCGACCGGCCCGAACGACGCCTCTGAAGTGGTCACGATGCTCATCGTCACCGTCGCACCGCAGCTGCTCGTGTACGTGCTCCAGGCCGTCGCCGTGGTCGTCCAGTGCGCCGCTGCCGCCTTCATCTACCTCGACTGCCGCATGCGCTACGAGGGACTCGACCACACGCTGATCGCGTACCGGGAGCGCCTCGACCTCGGCATCGCCGCTGACGAGCAGGGCGACCCGTTCGCCGTCGACCCCTCCACAGCGGTCAGCAGCGCCCCACCACCCCGGCCCACCCCCACGTACGCCTCGGCGCCGGTCGGCTGGGGACCGTACCCGCCCGATCCGGCAGCGCAGAGCGCGTTCCCCGCCGCCCCGTACCAGCCGCAGCCGCAGCAGCAGGCGTATCCGGGGTCGCCACCCCAGCAGCGGCCCGGCACGTCCGCGCCCGGTCCTCAAGGGCCACCCCCACCGCCGCCGGGGTACGGCGGGGCATGA
- the mtrA gene encoding MtrAB system response regulator MtrA, protein MTSRILVVDDDTALAEMIGIVLRTEGFEPVFCADGAKAVEQWRTQRPDLVLLDLMLPGMDGIEICTRIRAESGIPIIMLTARSDTADVVRGLEVGADDYMVKPFNPKELVARIRTRLRPATPATSEILRIGDLVVDVDAHEVRRGSTPIPLTPLEFQLLVALASKPQQVFSREMLLEQVWGYHYKADTRLVNVHVQRLRAKVELDPDAPKIVMTVRGVGYRAGSVG, encoded by the coding sequence ATGACCTCACGGATCCTCGTGGTCGACGACGACACCGCGCTCGCCGAGATGATCGGGATCGTGCTGCGTACGGAGGGCTTCGAGCCCGTCTTCTGCGCCGACGGCGCGAAGGCCGTCGAGCAGTGGCGGACGCAGCGCCCCGATCTCGTGCTCCTCGACCTGATGCTGCCCGGCATGGACGGCATCGAGATCTGCACCCGTATCAGGGCGGAGTCCGGGATCCCCATCATCATGCTCACGGCGCGCAGCGACACCGCCGATGTCGTGCGCGGGCTCGAGGTGGGCGCCGACGACTACATGGTCAAGCCGTTCAACCCGAAGGAGCTCGTCGCGCGCATCCGGACGCGTCTGCGCCCTGCGACACCGGCGACGAGCGAGATCCTGCGGATCGGTGACCTCGTCGTCGACGTCGACGCGCACGAAGTGCGGCGCGGATCGACGCCGATCCCACTGACGCCTCTGGAGTTCCAGCTCCTCGTCGCACTGGCATCCAAGCCCCAGCAGGTCTTCTCGCGCGAGATGCTTCTCGAACAGGTGTGGGGTTATCACTACAAGGCAGATACGCGGCTGGTCAACGTGCACGTGCAGCGGCTGCGGGCGAAGGTCGAACTCGACCCGGACGCGCCCAAGATCGTCATGACGGTCCGCGGCGTCGGATACCGGGCCGGGAGCGTCGGCTAG
- the mtrB gene encoding MtrAB system histidine kinase MtrB, with amino-acid sequence MIATSATPTTVVLWRDPRGWPDAVGGLWRRSLRFRTITITLLLTSFAIFITSVIMALVIQNNLFESRRDEVLADALRAVAEAQTRVDSAEVTDDPSGLRALWRDVQETIPRASSSSRVIAFPIDDTPVGSGVQGFRTTDLSGDVISSGLRERVVSFPDRQSWQSIAIPMPDGSTAPGIAVGQQLFLPGVGAFEVYIAYDLADSQQTLQFVQSTLWAAGLVLIAIIAGISWIVLRLVSKPIIEAAETSARLAAGDLDVRLPVHGEDELATLAESFNAMADSIESQIKELGELSLVQQRFVSDVSHELRTPLTTIRLAADMLNDQRDQFDTTTNRTTELLHTQVQRFETLLGDLLEISRYDAGSVLLELEATSLAELAEDVIEQMRPLAQERGSELRLVAPGGYSPVDMDPRRVRRVLRNLVGNAIEHGEGRPIVVTTDSNQHAVAVGVRDFGLGMTPADAERVFDRFWRADPSRQRTIGGTGLGLSIALGDAKLHGGTLAVWSELAVGTNFVLTIPRRPGGIEGPSPVPLEPQESLTDVTQPIHLTELREMYFDAEPEDRS; translated from the coding sequence TTGATCGCGACGAGCGCGACACCGACGACGGTCGTGCTGTGGCGCGACCCTCGGGGCTGGCCGGATGCGGTCGGGGGCCTCTGGCGCCGGTCGCTGCGCTTCCGCACCATCACGATCACGCTCCTGCTGACGTCGTTCGCGATCTTCATCACCAGCGTCATCATGGCGCTGGTGATCCAGAACAACCTGTTCGAGTCCCGCCGTGACGAAGTGCTCGCCGATGCGCTTCGTGCGGTGGCGGAGGCCCAGACGAGGGTCGACTCCGCAGAGGTCACCGACGACCCGTCCGGGCTGCGTGCACTCTGGCGAGACGTGCAGGAGACGATCCCGAGGGCGTCGTCGTCCTCACGCGTCATCGCCTTCCCGATCGACGACACCCCGGTCGGCAGCGGCGTGCAGGGATTCCGCACGACGGACCTCAGCGGTGACGTGATCAGCAGCGGGCTGCGTGAGCGGGTGGTGTCGTTCCCCGACCGGCAGTCCTGGCAGTCCATCGCCATCCCGATGCCGGACGGATCGACCGCACCGGGGATCGCGGTCGGACAGCAGCTGTTCCTGCCGGGCGTCGGAGCGTTCGAGGTCTACATCGCCTACGACCTCGCCGATTCGCAGCAGACCCTCCAGTTCGTGCAGAGCACGCTGTGGGCGGCCGGTCTCGTGCTCATCGCGATCATCGCCGGCATCTCGTGGATCGTGCTGCGACTGGTGTCCAAGCCGATCATCGAGGCCGCCGAGACGAGCGCGCGCCTCGCGGCCGGTGATCTCGACGTGCGGCTGCCGGTGCACGGTGAGGACGAGCTGGCCACGCTGGCCGAGTCGTTCAACGCGATGGCCGACAGCATCGAGTCGCAGATCAAGGAGCTCGGCGAGTTGTCGCTCGTGCAGCAGCGGTTCGTCTCCGACGTCTCGCACGAGCTGCGCACGCCGCTGACGACCATCCGCCTGGCCGCCGACATGCTCAATGATCAGCGCGACCAGTTCGACACGACGACCAACCGGACCACCGAACTGCTGCACACGCAGGTCCAGCGGTTCGAGACCCTTCTGGGGGATCTGCTGGAGATCAGCAGGTACGACGCCGGCTCGGTCCTGCTCGAGCTGGAGGCGACCAGCCTCGCCGAACTCGCCGAGGACGTCATCGAGCAGATGCGCCCCCTCGCGCAGGAGCGCGGCTCGGAACTGCGGCTGGTGGCACCGGGCGGGTACTCGCCCGTCGACATGGATCCACGACGCGTCCGTCGCGTCCTGCGCAATCTCGTCGGCAACGCCATCGAGCACGGCGAGGGGCGACCGATCGTCGTGACCACAGACAGTAATCAGCACGCCGTCGCCGTCGGCGTCCGCGACTTCGGTCTGGGGATGACCCCGGCCGACGCGGAGCGGGTGTTCGACCGGTTCTGGCGAGCGGACCCGTCACGGCAGCGCACGATCGGCGGGACGGGACTCGGGCTGTCCATCGCTCTCGGCGACGCCAAGCTGCACGGTGGGACGCTCGCGGTCTGGTCGGAGCTGGCGGTGGGCACGAACTTCGTGCTCACGATCCCGCGCAGACCAGGCGGGATCGAGGGGCCGTCGCCCGTGCCGCTCGAGCCGCAGGAGTCCCTCACCGACGTCACGCAGCCGATCCACCTGACAGAGCTGCGCGAGATGTACTTCGACGCGGAACCGGAGGACCGGTCATGA